A portion of the Calothrix sp. 336/3 genome contains these proteins:
- a CDS encoding ABC transporter permease, giving the protein MLKKPAPSQFFRHFLNSFRILGSDIILPPFSTLWRHRAMLYQTTINEIKTRHAGSVLGLFWLVIYPLLFLGTYAIVYLYIFKVRFPTLGANDYVALIFCGLIPFLGFSEALSYGVSSVVASANLIKNTLFPIELVPVKAVLVGQATQVVGMILLVIALIFLGKLSILSPLFLLVWICQILFSIGLIWILSSLNVYIRDIQNIVAVLTLILMMLSPIAYTEAMVPAAMRPFLAINPLYYIIISYQSVLMLNTLPATRILIPLFSMSVLTFIGGFWFFNRMKKVFSDYV; this is encoded by the coding sequence ATGCTCAAAAAACCAGCACCTTCCCAATTCTTCAGACATTTCTTGAACTCTTTTCGGATTCTGGGTTCGGATATAATTTTGCCGCCTTTCTCTACTTTATGGCGGCATCGTGCCATGTTATATCAAACCACAATCAATGAAATTAAAACTCGTCATGCTGGTTCCGTATTAGGGCTATTTTGGCTGGTTATTTATCCCTTGTTATTTCTCGGAACCTACGCTATTGTCTATCTCTACATATTTAAAGTTAGATTTCCCACCCTCGGAGCTAATGATTATGTAGCTTTAATTTTCTGTGGTTTAATTCCTTTTTTAGGCTTTTCGGAAGCTCTTAGTTATGGAGTTTCTTCTGTTGTTGCCAGTGCTAATCTGATTAAAAATACTCTTTTCCCCATAGAACTAGTCCCAGTAAAAGCTGTTCTTGTCGGTCAAGCAACTCAAGTAGTTGGGATGATTTTATTGGTGATCGCATTAATCTTTTTAGGTAAGCTCTCAATTCTTTCACCTCTATTTTTGTTAGTCTGGATATGTCAAATCTTGTTTTCTATTGGTTTAATTTGGATTCTCTCTAGTCTCAATGTTTACATTAGAGATATTCAAAATATAGTTGCAGTTTTAACCCTCATCTTGATGATGTTGAGTCCCATTGCTTATACAGAAGCTATGGTTCCAGCCGCAATGCGCCCTTTTTTAGCCATTAATCCTCTCTACTACATCATCATTTCCTATCAATCTGTTTTAATGCTCAATACCTTACCTGCTACCAGGATTCTCATACCTTTATTTAGTATGTCTGTGTTGACTTTTATTGGTGGCTTCTGGTTTTTTAATCGGATGAAAAAAGTTTTCAGCGATTATGTATGA
- a CDS encoding DegT/DnrJ/EryC1/StrS aminotransferase family protein, which yields MSQTKIPVLDLKPQYESLKTEMQEAIVRVLESGQFIMGPDVKLFEQEVAAYLGVKQAIAVNSGTDALVIGLKALGIGVGDEVITTPFSFFATAESISNVGAIPIFADINAETFNLDPTAIVAKITPRTKAIMPVHLYGNPAAMAAILDIAQAHNLKVIEDCAQSFGARYYSNCAPCDLNCPESIRTSITGKHTGTIGNVGAYSFFPSKNLGAYGDGGLIVTDDEQVAETARMLRVHGAKKKYHNEVLGYNSRLDTMQAAILRVKLPHIDEWNQGRRRVAKTYNDLLAGIPGVITPHLADGHVFHQYTIRILDNKRDSVQEYLGKQGIGSMIYYPVPQDKLPVYQGQYPANPVSDLLATQVLSLPIWPEMSSANIEYIVANMQKILTE from the coding sequence ATGAGCCAAACTAAGATTCCTGTTCTTGACCTCAAACCCCAGTATGAATCCCTCAAAACTGAGATGCAAGAGGCGATCGTCCGTGTGTTGGAATCTGGTCAGTTTATTATGGGACCAGATGTCAAGCTATTTGAGCAGGAGGTAGCAGCATATCTGGGAGTCAAGCAGGCGATCGCGGTGAATTCTGGAACCGATGCTTTGGTAATTGGTTTAAAAGCTTTAGGGATAGGTGTGGGGGATGAAGTCATTACCACTCCCTTTAGCTTTTTTGCCACAGCAGAATCTATCAGCAACGTCGGAGCTATACCTATCTTTGCTGATATCAACGCCGAGACTTTTAACCTTGACCCCACAGCCATTGTTGCCAAAATTACACCCCGCACCAAAGCCATTATGCCCGTGCATCTCTATGGCAATCCGGCAGCGATGGCGGCAATTCTAGACATTGCCCAAGCTCACAACCTCAAGGTGATTGAAGATTGTGCCCAATCCTTCGGTGCGCGCTACTACAGTAACTGTGCCCCCTGCGACTTAAATTGTCCCGAAAGTATCCGTACCTCCATCACTGGCAAACATACTGGTACTATCGGCAATGTGGGTGCTTATTCTTTCTTCCCTTCTAAGAATTTAGGTGCTTACGGTGATGGGGGGTTAATTGTAACTGACGATGAGCAAGTTGCCGAAACTGCTCGGATGTTGCGTGTCCATGGAGCGAAAAAGAAATATCATAACGAGGTTTTAGGCTACAATTCCCGTTTAGACACTATGCAGGCGGCAATTTTGCGTGTCAAGCTACCTCACATCGATGAATGGAATCAGGGTAGACGCAGGGTAGCCAAAACCTATAATGATTTACTGGCGGGTATTCCCGGTGTGATTACACCACACCTAGCCGATGGTCATGTGTTTCACCAATATACCATTCGGATTTTGGATAATAAACGCGATTCTGTACAAGAATATTTAGGCAAGCAGGGCATTGGTAGTATGATTTACTATCCCGTACCCCAGGATAAATTACCAGTTTATCAAGGACAATATCCAGCTAATCCTGTCAGTGATTTACTAGCAACTCAGGTTCTCAGTTTGCCCATTTGGCCAGAAATGTCATCTGCAAATATTGAATATATTGTGGCAAATATGCAAAAAATCTTGACTGAATAG
- a CDS encoding acyltransferase yields MTNYFVHESSYVDAGADIGEGTKIWHFCHIFSKAKIGRNCIFGQNVLVSNNVVVGDYCKIQNNVSLYEGVILEDYVFCGPSMVFTNVKTPRCEYPRNTSNDYHQTLVKRGTSIGANATIVCGVTLHECAFVAAGAVVTKDVPSYAMVAGVPAKIIGWMSAYGDVLQFDADGYAVDSTGSKYQQISDTEVIRIS; encoded by the coding sequence ATGACTAATTATTTTGTACATGAATCCAGTTACGTGGATGCGGGGGCAGATATTGGCGAAGGTACAAAAATCTGGCACTTTTGTCACATCTTTAGTAAAGCCAAGATAGGTCGCAATTGTATCTTCGGACAAAATGTTCTTGTTTCTAATAACGTGGTAGTGGGCGATTATTGCAAAATCCAGAACAACGTCTCTCTTTACGAAGGGGTCATTTTAGAAGATTATGTTTTCTGTGGTCCCAGCATGGTATTTACCAACGTCAAGACACCCCGTTGTGAATATCCCCGCAATACCAGTAATGATTACCACCAAACCTTAGTTAAACGCGGAACTAGTATTGGTGCCAATGCGACTATAGTTTGTGGTGTCACATTACACGAATGTGCTTTTGTGGCTGCGGGGGCAGTAGTTACCAAGGATGTGCCATCCTATGCCATGGTGGCTGGAGTCCCAGCCAAAATAATTGGTTGGATGAGTGCCTATGGCGATGTGCTACAGTTTGATGCTGATGGCTATGCCGTAGACTCTACAGGTAGCAAATACCAACAAATATCAGACACAGAAGTAATCAGAATTTCATGA
- a CDS encoding Gfo/Idh/MocA family protein: protein MTNLTNTQVIVVGAGNWGKNLVRNFHNLGALAGVAEAHPALRQAIATTYPDVPTYDDFAAALATDVSALVLATPAPSHYELAMAALSAGKDVFVEKPMTLRTEEAKKLATYAQEQGRILMVGHLLLYQPAIAWMGEYLASGQAGQVLHVATRRLKLGKVRREENVWWSFAPHDVSVVLELLGNPQLKTVKAFGNAILQPGIEDYVQVHLDFHNGQSAQISCSWYAPLVERSTVVIAQKQMLVYDEVSQTVTIHHKHIDQDLQHHDQGQEIVSVAASEPLKIECQHFLDCLQTRQKPRSDGWNGVAVVEILEEAQKSFHD from the coding sequence GTGACAAATTTGACAAATACACAGGTAATTGTTGTCGGGGCGGGCAACTGGGGTAAAAATCTGGTGCGGAACTTCCATAATTTAGGTGCATTAGCAGGAGTGGCAGAAGCTCACCCCGCTTTGCGACAGGCGATCGCCACCACCTATCCCGATGTTCCCACCTATGATGATTTTGCCGCAGCCCTGGCAACGGATGTATCTGCCTTGGTTTTGGCAACTCCAGCCCCTAGCCACTATGAATTGGCAATGGCAGCTTTAAGCGCAGGTAAGGATGTTTTCGTGGAGAAACCCATGACCCTGCGAACTGAGGAAGCGAAAAAATTGGCAACCTATGCCCAGGAACAGGGGCGAATTCTCATGGTTGGGCACTTATTGTTATACCAACCCGCGATCGCCTGGATGGGAGAATATTTAGCCAGTGGTCAGGCAGGTCAAGTATTACATGTTGCCACTCGCAGGTTAAAACTAGGTAAAGTCCGCAGGGAAGAAAACGTTTGGTGGTCTTTCGCTCCCCACGATGTTTCCGTAGTTTTAGAACTTCTGGGAAATCCCCAACTGAAAACAGTCAAAGCATTTGGTAATGCCATTCTCCAACCAGGTATAGAAGACTACGTACAAGTCCACCTGGATTTTCATAATGGTCAATCAGCCCAAATTAGTTGTTCTTGGTATGCACCCTTAGTGGAGCGTTCCACAGTCGTCATTGCTCAGAAGCAAATGCTGGTTTACGACGAAGTATCACAAACGGTAACTATCCACCATAAGCATATAGACCAAGATTTGCAGCATCACGATCAAGGTCAGGAAATTGTCTCAGTTGCCGCATCGGAACCGTTAAAAATTGAGTGTCAGCATTTCTTAGATTGTCTACAAACTCGCCAAAAACCCCGCTCCGATGGCTGGAATGGGGTGGCAGTAGTCGAAATTCTTGAGGAGGCACAAAAATCTTTCCATGACTAA
- a CDS encoding nucleotide sugar dehydrogenase: MTEKTQILTHLQEKIRAHTAVVGVVGLGYVGLPFAVEKAKVGYPVVGIEQNPQRTERVNMADNYITDIKDEDLKQVVATGKLRAVLGFEEVPQMDVIVICVPTPLTKNLTPNLSYIESVTHGIAKYLRPGQLVTLESTTYPGTTDEVMRPVLEQVSGLKQGQDFFLAHSPERVDPGNKRYTTKNTNKVVGASDSQSLEIAMLFYQQTIDHVVPVSSAKAAELVKVFENTFRAVNIALVNELALLCDRLDLNVWEVLDAANTKPFGIMPFYPGPGVGGHCIPIDPHYLEWKAKEVNFNTHFIALAGEINRSMPIFVREKARRVLNDLGIAPAKSRILMIGVAYKKDLGDWRESPAMMVINYLLEDKITVTYHDPFVPKMEIKGQTFHSVTLTEEAIATADLVIIATDHSQINYIDLVAKAQAVLDTRGITRHLDCAHDKVTLL, from the coding sequence ATGACTGAAAAAACGCAAATTTTGACTCATTTACAAGAAAAAATTCGGGCACATACAGCCGTAGTTGGTGTTGTGGGGTTGGGATATGTTGGTTTGCCCTTCGCTGTGGAAAAAGCCAAGGTTGGTTATCCAGTGGTGGGAATTGAGCAGAATCCCCAACGAACCGAACGAGTCAACATGGCAGATAATTACATTACAGATATTAAAGATGAAGATTTAAAACAAGTTGTTGCCACGGGCAAATTAAGGGCGGTACTGGGCTTTGAGGAAGTGCCACAGATGGATGTGATTGTCATTTGTGTGCCGACTCCGCTCACAAAAAATCTCACCCCTAACTTAAGTTACATAGAAAGTGTCACCCATGGGATTGCAAAATATCTCCGACCGGGGCAATTAGTCACCTTAGAATCTACAACCTATCCCGGAACCACAGATGAGGTGATGCGACCGGTACTGGAGCAGGTGAGTGGTTTAAAACAGGGGCAAGATTTTTTTCTGGCTCATTCCCCCGAACGGGTAGATCCAGGAAATAAGCGTTACACAACTAAAAATACTAACAAGGTTGTGGGGGCATCGGACTCCCAATCCTTGGAAATAGCAATGTTATTTTATCAGCAGACTATTGACCATGTAGTTCCTGTGAGTAGTGCGAAAGCTGCGGAACTGGTGAAGGTATTTGAGAATACCTTTCGAGCGGTGAATATTGCCTTAGTCAACGAGTTAGCTTTATTGTGCGATCGCCTGGATTTAAATGTCTGGGAAGTTCTGGATGCTGCGAATACCAAACCCTTTGGCATTATGCCTTTCTATCCGGGACCCGGTGTGGGTGGTCATTGTATCCCCATTGACCCCCATTACTTGGAATGGAAGGCAAAGGAGGTCAACTTTAACACTCACTTCATTGCCCTAGCTGGGGAAATTAACCGTTCCATGCCGATATTTGTCCGAGAAAAAGCTCGCCGGGTTTTAAATGATTTGGGAATTGCCCCCGCCAAATCACGGATTTTGATGATAGGTGTTGCCTATAAAAAAGACTTGGGAGATTGGCGAGAGTCTCCAGCCATGATGGTGATTAACTATTTGCTAGAAGATAAAATCACCGTGACCTACCATGACCCCTTTGTGCCCAAAATGGAAATTAAAGGACAAACATTTCATAGTGTCACCTTGACTGAGGAGGCGATCGCCACTGCTGACTTAGTAATTATTGCTACAGACCATAGTCAAATTAATTACATTGATTTAGTAGCAAAGGCTCAGGCGGTTCTTGATACCAGAGGGATTACTAGACATCTGGATTGCGCTCACGATAAAGTAACTTTGCTGTAG
- a CDS encoding glucuronosyltransferase, which translates to MKRVVLITGHYWHSKRKAGFHWLGDAFWRQGWEVVFLTAPLSWLSVLRRDYRLAYPVLEEANRLQPIKPNMWSYVWFTPWHPANLRLGMLNHLSRSWFRSYGQLPLPEVESLLKDADLFIFESTPALLLFDRCKQINPRAQYIYRVSDDLRLLNNHSIVLEKEAEVLPKFNLVSVPSQHMYRMFAGLPNIKLHLHGIRKDLFAQDYYNPYPPSEHPHVVFVGNTRFDYDFIDRASQLLPDWQFHIIGPMSNLISRKNIIAYQELPFEATIPYLKYADIALQNLAYSPGSECFTDSLKIIQYTYCQLPIVAPDYLKSSRENMFYYQPGNPDSIRQALIAAQGCDRSQISTENIYDWDELVSEWLGSSFAPVKVTTK; encoded by the coding sequence ATGAAGCGTGTAGTTTTAATTACTGGTCATTACTGGCATTCCAAACGCAAGGCAGGTTTTCACTGGCTGGGTGATGCTTTTTGGCGGCAAGGTTGGGAAGTTGTGTTCTTGACTGCTCCCTTGAGTTGGCTATCTGTGTTACGTCGAGATTATCGGCTAGCTTATCCGGTTCTGGAGGAAGCGAATCGACTACAACCCATCAAACCAAATATGTGGAGCTATGTTTGGTTTACTCCTTGGCATCCTGCGAATCTTCGTCTGGGTATGCTGAATCATCTCAGCCGTTCTTGGTTTCGCTCCTATGGTCAGTTACCTTTACCAGAGGTAGAATCACTGTTGAAAGATGCTGATCTATTTATCTTTGAGAGTACCCCAGCTCTTTTATTATTCGATAGATGTAAACAGATTAACCCTCGCGCTCAGTATATATATAGAGTTTCCGATGATTTACGACTCTTAAATAATCATTCTATTGTCTTAGAGAAAGAAGCAGAAGTATTACCAAAATTTAATTTGGTCAGTGTTCCCAGTCAGCATATGTATCGTATGTTTGCTGGATTACCTAATATTAAATTACACCTCCATGGTATCCGCAAAGACTTGTTTGCTCAGGATTATTACAATCCCTACCCCCCATCAGAGCATCCCCATGTCGTTTTTGTTGGCAATACCCGTTTTGACTATGATTTTATCGATAGGGCTAGTCAATTACTACCTGATTGGCAGTTCCACATTATTGGTCCAATGTCTAATTTAATTTCGAGAAAAAATATTATTGCTTATCAAGAATTACCCTTTGAAGCAACTATTCCTTATCTCAAATATGCCGATATTGCCCTGCAAAATCTCGCATATAGTCCAGGTTCTGAATGCTTTACCGATAGTCTGAAAATAATTCAATATACTTACTGCCAACTGCCAATCGTAGCACCAGATTACCTGAAATCTTCTCGAGAAAATATGTTTTATTATCAACCAGGAAATCCAGACAGTATCCGTCAAGCATTAATTGCCGCTCAAGGTTGCGATCGCTCACAAATCTCCACTGAGAATATTTATGATTGGGATGAGTTAGTATCTGAGTGGCTGGGTTCATCTTTTGCACCTGTAAAGGTGACGACCAAGTAA
- a CDS encoding DUF6658 family protein, with translation MKKLISLFQNIRLGKVFAAAVACTFLFFTQACSSVAATTPNPNRANSEISVPKGDGIYSTYEGGMNSFSDVDPRSKSAIDAAKRKTKVLKEQAEYNQEKQTNNIAKAANRVAKDSSKLGENIEDKVDDITGKLKDTSEDVAKGTKEGLENIKDNLTNARSSLQDTALKTADNPIESAQEAAHDAATAWNKYTREANNS, from the coding sequence ATGAAAAAATTAATTTCTTTATTCCAAAATATCCGATTAGGGAAAGTATTCGCTGCTGCCGTAGCTTGTACTTTTCTATTTTTTACCCAAGCTTGTAGTTCTGTTGCAGCAACAACTCCTAACCCTAACAGAGCAAATTCAGAAATTTCCGTACCTAAAGGAGATGGAATCTATTCAACCTATGAAGGTGGAATGAATAGTTTTAGTGATGTCGATCCTCGCTCAAAATCAGCAATCGACGCAGCCAAAAGAAAAACAAAAGTATTGAAAGAACAAGCAGAATATAACCAGGAAAAACAGACAAATAATATTGCCAAAGCTGCTAACAGAGTCGCCAAAGACTCTAGCAAGCTCGGAGAAAACATTGAAGACAAAGTTGACGATATTACAGGTAAACTCAAAGATACAAGCGAAGATGTCGCAAAGGGCACTAAGGAAGGGTTAGAAAATATCAAAGATAACCTTACAAATGCGCGTAGTTCTTTACAAGACACTGCCTTAAAAACTGCCGACAATCCTATTGAAAGTGCTCAGGAAGCTGCCCATGATGCGGCAACAGCTTGGAATAAATACACCAGAGAAGCAAATAATTCCTAG
- a CDS encoding ABC transporter permease — protein sequence MKNWQEMIAIAQRILLELLRRKRSLVFWIIFPVSVLLINGFVLAESMKITTDKGFEYSAPSTLVGSALFFSCLGGSVATVVAEREQQTLKRLFISPLSGTAYFLGIFLAHSCIGIGQALLIYAIAAFWGATFKGSILLGIMIVLLSIIAYVGLGFILGTQLARRTEDVNSLVAAFGVPLLILGGAFFPTTFLPKVLLDIAKVNPIYHMNQALLGVSVGGNQVNDIASHLQFLIGFSVAMVIGGWLSYHRMLATEKRL from the coding sequence ATGAAAAACTGGCAGGAAATGATAGCGATCGCCCAACGCATTTTGCTAGAGTTGTTGCGACGTAAACGCAGTCTGGTTTTTTGGATTATTTTTCCTGTATCTGTGCTGCTGATTAATGGTTTTGTTTTAGCAGAAAGTATGAAAATCACTACAGATAAGGGGTTTGAGTATTCTGCTCCTTCGACTTTGGTGGGTTCTGCATTGTTTTTTAGCTGCTTGGGTGGTAGTGTGGCTACAGTGGTTGCAGAGCGGGAACAGCAAACCTTAAAGCGTCTATTCATTTCTCCTTTAAGTGGTACTGCTTACTTTCTAGGTATTTTTTTAGCTCATAGTTGCATCGGTATTGGACAGGCTTTATTAATTTACGCGATCGCGGCATTTTGGGGTGCGACTTTTAAAGGTTCTATTTTGTTGGGAATCATGATTGTTTTGTTAAGTATTATTGCTTATGTTGGTTTGGGGTTTATTTTAGGTACACAATTAGCGCGCAGAACTGAAGATGTGAATTCTTTGGTTGCAGCATTTGGTGTACCTTTATTGATTCTGGGTGGGGCATTTTTCCCGACAACTTTTTTACCCAAGGTGCTTTTAGATATTGCTAAGGTTAATCCGATTTACCATATGAATCAAGCACTTTTAGGTGTATCTGTAGGGGGTAATCAGGTGAATGATATTGCCTCCCATCTACAGTTTTTAATTGGTTTTTCCGTGGCAATGGTGATTGGTGGTTGGTTATCTTATCATCGGATGTTAGCTACAGAGAAAAGATTATAG